TGCACAAACGCCATGTAGCAGGCCCCTTTCCTTCGCCCAATCAGTGAAAGGCAAGCATAGCCCGCATGGCCCCGAAAGTGGTGGCCGCAACATGGACTTCGGCCAATGGCAAACATATGTTCGATTCTCTGGGCACAACGACCGCCAGCCAAATAACGACCGGAAGCCACCTTGACGTGCGACTACAAAACTTCTTCGAGCTTTCCCGCAGCCAAAAGGCCCTGTCTCACTAGCTCGGCATCAGAGGGGCTGAGCGTACCCATGAGCTCAGCAACAGCGACGTCCTCGATTGCAACCTCGACCGTCTTTGAACACCGCACCGTCGACGGCTTTGAGAGGCCGGCATGCTTCCAGTCGGCCAAACGTACCTCTCCGGGATATTCAGGCCGAGGACCGTGCCCCGTTACTTTGGCAAGAAGCACTGCGGCCCGGCATTCATCAACGTACCCCACAATCACCGGGCGCTTTTAAAAGTCCCCAGCATCTCCTCGTATTCAAAGGCGAGACGTCTCACCTGGTATGGCTTGGCGACATCACTCGTCATCGTCGTCCTCGCACCAATCAGCCGGGAATACGAGACGGCCCTCCACTTTTTTTGCGCGAGGTGACGCACCGGCAACAGGCCGCGTCCCCGGCAAAAGCGAGCGACTCCCGTAAAGCGAAAATGGGACGCGCCCCTGAATGGCAAGTTGTCGCAGGGCAAGGTTGAGATACGTATTGAGACTCATGCCGATTGAGTCCAGGATGGGAGCAACCTCGTCGCGAGTGCGCTCATCATATCGGATCGTAGTCGTAGGCATGGTATCTCCCTTGCGACAACAGGTGAAATGACTAGTTTCTAGCTACATAATAGCTTTATTTCTAAGCCAAATACAAGCTATCAATGAGTTCGACTAGCCACCAAGAGTCGCTCCACCGTCACGCCACGGGCTCCTCGTAGGCGGGCAGCTTGTCGAGCGTGGCGCGATAGCCGCCAGGGCCGTACTTGAGGCACCGGGCCACGCGCGCGACCGTCGTGGCCGAGGCCCCCGTCGCCTGCTGAATATGCACGTAGGGAACGCCGGCGTCGAGCATGCGAGCCACGGCGAGGCGCTGGGAAAGATCCTCTATCTCGCGCGGCGTGAACAGATCGTCAAGCAGGGCCTTCGCACCCTCCAGGCTGTCGAGCGAGATGAACGCCTCCAGGAGCATGCGCTGATCCTCGGGTAGGGCCTGGATCCCCGCGCTCGAGGACGCGGCGTCGCTGGCACGCAGGACGTTCTTCTCGGACATCAGGCAGCTCCTTTGGCATACGTCGCGGGTATCGCTTTCCAGCAGAGGGGCGAGCAGCTCGCAGCCGATCGTCCCTTCGTTGAAGAGTACTTTAGCATGCTAGAGTAGCTTGAGGAAAACAAGGCGTACCGTTGTGGCGCTCCGGTGAAGTGGGCGAAAACCCGCCGTGGCCGGCGCACTGCGCTCCGTAGAAAACATCGGGGCTCCGAAGGCACCGCTTGCCCCCGGACGAAACCCCGGCTTGGTTCAGATAGCGAAGCCTCCTACACGTGCTTGGCGAGCGGTGTGTTCTTGAGCAGGGCCATGAGCACGACGCCCACGAGCATCAGCGGGATGACCGCCACGAACACCGGCGCCAGCGCGTCGCTGTAGGCCGTCGCCACCGCACTCGCCACCTCGGTCGGCAGCTCGTGCATCAGAGCCGGCGTGAGCGAGCTCGCCGACACGCCTGCGGTCGCCACGTCGGGCCCCAGCCCCGCAAGCGCCTCGCCCATCGTCCGGGACAGGTTCGCCGTGAACAGGGCGCCCACCAGCGACGCGCCCAGCGTCGTGCCGACCTCGCGGAAGAAGTTGTTCGCGGCCGTCACCGTACCCACGATGGCCGTCGGGAACTCGTTTTGCGCGATGAGCACGAGGATCTCGATATTGAGGCCCACGCCTACACCGAGCACAAACAGGTAGAACCCGATGAGCAGAAGCGACGTGTCAACGCCTATCGTCGCCAGGCATCCCATGCCAAGCGCCGCCACCGCAAAGCTTCCGACCATAAGTGCCTTGTAGCGCCCCACGCGGCTCACGAGCACGCCCGCCACGATGGAGGCGGCCGTCTCCGCGATCATAGCCGGCATCTCCATGAAGCCCGAGGCCGTGGCCGACAGGCCGTGCACGATCTGGAAGTACGTCGGCAGGTACGAGACAACACCCATGAGCGCGAGCATGGAGACGAGGCCCGCCAGCGTCGTCAGCACGAAGTTGCGGTTGCGGAACAGCCCGAGCGGGATGAGGGGCTCGGCAGCGCGGCGCTCAGCCAGCACGAACAGCGCCCCAAAGACGACGCACGCCACGGCCAGGCCGATGATGGCCGGCGAGTCCCACGCAAGCGTCGTGCCTCCCAGCGACGTCACGAGCACGAGTGACGTCAGCGACACCGTCATCGTCACCATGCCCCACGTGTCAAACCGCCCGATCTGACCACGCACGCTCCTACGAGGCAGCCACGCGATCGCCGCGACGATGGAGAGCGCGACGAGCGGCAGGTTCATCCAGAACGCCCAGCGCCAGCCAACGACGTCGGTGAAGTAGCCGCCCAGCAGCGGGCCGAGCACCATGGGAACGGCGAACGCCACGCCCATAACGCCCATATACGCGCCGCGCACGCGTGCCGGGACGACGTCGGCGACGATGGCCTGCGCCAGGATCATGAGGCCACCGCCGCCAAGGCCCTGGATGGCGCGACCGGCGATGAGAGCGGGCATGGACGTCGCCAGACCGCAGACGGCAGAGCCCACGGCCAGCAGCACGAGGCCGCCGATGAACAGGCCCTTGCGTCCGATGAGGTCGCCGAGCTTGCCGTAAACGGGCATCGTGAGCGTGGCGGCGAGCACGTAGGCCGTCGTGACCCACAGGATGTGGTCGGCGCCGTTAAGCTCGCCCACAATGGTCGGCAGCGCCGTCGAGACGATCGTCTGGTCGAGCGACGCCACGAGCATGGCGACGAGCAAGCCAGCGAAGAGAGCGATGAGCTTGGGACGTGGCATCTCAACGACGACGCCGGCATCGTCCCGTGGCATCGTACGATCAAGGGAGCTATCGGTGGCGGACATGGGAACGCGATCCTTTCTTTCCGTTGGAGCAAACCCGCTGCTCGGGCGGGCCAATACGCCTTCCATGTTCCCAAGAAAGTCTGAGATTGATACCAATGCGAGAAATTCTAGTCTGATTTTGAGACTATCTTCACAACCGAGAAGTCAGAATAGGGACTGTGCGCGTGCGATAACCTGGACGTACTCGCATGTCAAGGAGTACCGTTACCCACAACTGCGCAGATGTGCGGCGGCGCGGGATACAGCGGCGCAACACGCGATGCCTATCGAAGGGGCGCACAACGGACGGGAGCCGACGCATGGCGAAAGACGAGACCTCGCTGCACGACAAAGAGATGCCGCAGCAGGAGCCCATCCGGCGCTTCTGGGGGATCTGGCAGGACCTCAACGCAGTCTACGAGCAATACGCCCGACTGCAAGGCATCTCGTACACGAGTCTCATCATCCTCGACCAGGTGTACAACGACCAACTCGATGGCACCGCGTGCACGCAGAAGTCCATCTGCACCGCCACGCTGCTCCCCAAACAGACGACGAACGCCATCATCTCCGGGTTCGTCCGCGACGGCATCGTCGAGCTCGTACCTCTGCCCCACGATCGCCGCGCCAAGGCAGTGCGACTCACCGAGAAGGGGCTCGCGTACGCACGGCGCATCGTCGGGCCGTCAAATGATGCCGAGGTGAGTGCGCTCGCCCAGCTCAGCGATGCCGAACGGGAGCAGTTCCTCGCCACACTCGAGCGTTTCGCTACCGCCTGCGCCGAGCAGCTCCGCGCCTTCAAGGCAAGCGGAGCCGATGGGAAGTACTAAGAAGCAAGACGGCCCGAAGAGCCAGTCACCGCCATACGAAAAGCCGGATGTGCACTCGAGGCGCGGAAACTTGGGCAAAAGGCGCAGTCATGTATGCCAAAACTGGCGGCGCCGTCCACTCCCAGATATCGGAGAGCTCCCTACCTGCAGTTCCATAGGGCACCTGCAGACCCTTGCCGACAGCGGGGATTCACAACGGGGGTTTTCGGCCATATCAGAACCCTCGCCGTGCAAAGATGCGCGCGGGGGGTACGCAGACGTCAGATGTGCGGGCCTTTGCGCAAAGGGCCTCGCCGCCCAAGACCCCTCATGCATCGAATTCGTTCATATTGAGTTGCGGAGCCGGGGGAATATGCGCGTCCGAATATCCGGGACACCGTCGGGACCCCGTGGGGAACGTTGCGCGAAAGGAAGGCGATAGTCGCACGTCACCGCAGGTATTGCACCTCGCCCACACGGAGACCGACGAAGAAGCGACGGCGCCAGTCACTGCACCGAAAACTCCCCCGTCAACCAGGGACGATGGCCTACGTCAGCAGACGGAGCGCAATTTCCGCGACACGCATGCGAAAATCGGCCGGCCTCTCGCTCAATTGTCAGTGCATGCAGCAAAAACGACGGCACGTGGTAGAGGAGCCGCACGACTTTTTTGCTAGATGCAAGCGTTCATCACAGGCGACGGTGTCCCGAATAACCGGACGCATCTACTGGAACTCGGATCTTCCACGGGACACCCCCTTGCGCTCGCCCTTGCTCACAAGGGACACCGATCTCAGATGCCCGCGTACGGGAGGCAGATAACCGAGTCTGCCTATC
This genomic interval from Coriobacteriia bacterium contains the following:
- a CDS encoding TrpR YerC/YecD, whose product is MLLEAFISLDSLEGAKALLDDLFTPREIEDLSQRLAVARMLDAGVPYVHIQQATGASATTVARVARCLKYGPGGYRATLDKLPAYEEPVA
- a CDS encoding MFS transporter encodes the protein MPRDDAGVVVEMPRPKLIALFAGLLVAMLVASLDQTIVSTALPTIVGELNGADHILWVTTAYVLAATLTMPVYGKLGDLIGRKGLFIGGLVLLAVGSAVCGLATSMPALIAGRAIQGLGGGGLMILAQAIVADVVPARVRGAYMGVMGVAFAVPMVLGPLLGGYFTDVVGWRWAFWMNLPLVALSIVAAIAWLPRRSVRGQIGRFDTWGMVTMTVSLTSLVLVTSLGGTTLAWDSPAIIGLAVACVVFGALFVLAERRAAEPLIPLGLFRNRNFVLTTLAGLVSMLALMGVVSYLPTYFQIVHGLSATASGFMEMPAMIAETAASIVAGVLVSRVGRYKALMVGSFAVAALGMGCLATIGVDTSLLLIGFYLFVLGVGVGLNIEILVLIAQNEFPTAIVGTVTAANNFFREVGTTLGASLVGALFTANLSRTMGEALAGLGPDVATAGVSASSLTPALMHELPTEVASAVATAYSDALAPVFVAVIPLMLVGVVLMALLKNTPLAKHV
- a CDS encoding winged helix-turn-helix transcriptional regulator, with the protein product MAKDETSLHDKEMPQQEPIRRFWGIWQDLNAVYEQYARLQGISYTSLIILDQVYNDQLDGTACTQKSICTATLLPKQTTNAIISGFVRDGIVELVPLPHDRRAKAVRLTEKGLAYARRIVGPSNDAEVSALAQLSDAEREQFLATLERFATACAEQLRAFKASGADGKY